The genomic DNA TTCTTTAAAATAGACTGCCAGCTTTTTTGTTGGGGATTCCACAACAAGAATTCCATCTTTTTTATCTTTTTTCAATATTTGAAAGATATCTATAAAATTGAATGTTTCGAGATTACCGGTAATAGCCATTTTATCCCAAGCTTTCCTCTATTTGTTTTGCTGCCCTTTTGATCTCCATAAGGAGAAGTCCCAGTTTTGCGTTTGAGGGGGCAAGTATACCTAAAACAGCCAGATCCCCTATACCTGTAAAAATCATATATCCTTTTGAACCTTTAACATACAGCTGTTCAAGTGTTCCCTTATTCAACTCTGTTGTTACCCTTTCTCCCAGAGACAGTATGGCAGCTCCCATAGCAGCCACCCTGTCCTCATCTATCCCCTCAGGTAAAACAGAAGCTATTGCAAGCCCGTCCGGGCTGACAAGAACAGCACCTTCAGCTCCAGCGTCCCTTACCACAGATTGAAGTATATCCTCAAATCTACTAGCCATAATGCCCTCCTTATTCTAATAATTATAAAAAGGCAGATACTCTATCAACAAACCTTTTTTTTCTCTTTTCATCAATTATATCATTAGAAAGTTCATCTATCAGTTTAACCAGAACATTTCTTGTTATTCTGTCTTCATCTATATTTAGGTCTTTTAACTTTTTCTTAAATAAAAATTTTCCAACAGGACCTATCTCTTTTAACAGCTCTTCTCTGATTTTGTTTAAAACATCTGGATCATAAAATTCCTGTTCCTCAGAAATTTTTTCAAGTTCTTCTTCTATTGTTTGGGGCTGCTCATCTTCTGCAGGTTTAAGTATTTCCTCAAGAGAAGGATTTTCTTCTGTGATCTGTTCTGGTTCATACTGGATCTGTTCTTTCTGTGTCTGCTGTTTTTCTTCAAACTCTTCAAGTTCCTGTGTTTTTTCAAGCATTTCAAGTTCTTCGGCAAATCTATCTTTGACATCTTCTACAGTAATATCAGTTTTTTCCTCTTCTTTAGGTGGTTCTTTCTCTTCTTCTTGTTCTCTGAGCTGTGGGACTGCATGCTCAAGGCTTTCAAGCTGTATCTCTTCAAATTCCGGTTGTTTTTCAGGATATTCCTCAGGTGTTTCTTCAACAGTTTCCTGTGTTTCTTCTGTTTTTTCTGTTAAAGGAGTTCCCAGTATGTATTTATCGATTTCATCTTGAATTTCTTTTATTTTGTTTGATAAAACTGAGTGTTCAAATTTTAAAAGGGCAAATTTTGGTTTTTCTTCAATTATGGAACCTATCGCTATATCCTGTCTAACAAAATATATAAATATAGATATTTCTGGACCTTCAGCATATACATACTCTTCCCCAAAGTCTGGTATGAATTCATTTATTTGGTGGGCTTTGTTTATTATAAGACCCATTATTTCCTGGAGGTTTTCACCTTTTTCAGGGTATATGGTTTTTGAGATAACATCTTTTCCTTCAATAAATATCCCTGAAAAAGAAGCTCCGGTATTAATAAAAAGCTGATTAACAAGCTCTTTTAATTTATTTTCTATATCCATCTCTCTCCCCGCTTAAATTTCTCCCTCTTCAAGTTTATCCATAATTGTTTTCATACTTATTCTCATTCTTTCAAAAGATTCTGCCAGCTCTGTAAGTTCATCATTCCCTTCAACTTTTATTTCATAATCAAGATTTCCTGTGCTGACTTCCTGAAGAGCTTTTGAAACATCTTTTATCTTAGAGACTATGTATTTGTCAACCATAGTTCTTATAAGAAAAACAGGAATAAGAAAGGCGATCTGTATAATAACCGTTGACACTACTGCTTTCAAAAGTGCATCGCTTACACCTGATGAGCTGAGAAGAAAGTAAACCAGAATACCTACAAAAAGGGATCCTATTACCGAACCACCTAAAACTATGAGAGATATAACTGTAAGGACAGATTTTTTATTCTGCTCCATTTTATCCTCCAAACCATATAAAAATGTTCGGTAAATTCTACACTTTCTTTAACTTGGTAAACCAAAGTGTACAAACTAACTACACTTTGGGCTTGGGTATTTGTATTCCGCCTTATTCAGGTGTAAGCACTCCCCAGCTGGCGGTATTTCGCTTGCACCATAGCCCCTACCCCAAGAAGTAGGAACTAACCCTTTCACAACCCTGTCCCAATCCCCTAAAACCAGTATCGGCTTCAAGGATGATAAATCTCTTGGCACTGACTTACCCAGAACTGGGATAGTGAGGGCTACCTTAACAACTTGCCACAGTTTATAACTACTCCTTAAGTAGCCCCTCACCTGTTCCTCCCACTGGTTTACAGGCTGTTGGGTCTGTGGCTCACTATTAAGATTTTGTAATATCTTGATTTGTGTGTTTAACTCTTTTTGTTTTCTTTTTAATGGTTTTTTCTTATATTGTTTTGTTTCTGTCTTTAGTTGCTCTTTTGTTTTTTGTCTTTCTTCTTTTATTTTGCTTATTGCATATTGAATAAAGTTTTCATCTAATATCAGGTTTTTATAGTGTGTGGGTAGTTTTTCTTTAAACCCTAATCCTCTCCGTGCTATTACATATGCCCCCGCTGTGTCTTTGTCAAGGTTATACTGTGGTGCATACTTTAGCATTCCTATTATTGATGTGTATGCTGGGTTTACTTCTAATATCTGTATTCCTTCTCTCTTTGCTAATGCTTTTATCTTCTCTAATATACCTCTGTATATCCATTGCTGTTTTATTTTTCTTAATTTTTTACTCCCATCTCCTTTGTTCCCTTTTGGTATTGTGTATAACCTTTCTATTGCTATCGCTTTATTTTGCACTATCGCTATTTCTACTATCTGATGTGCTATCCGCCAGCTTAGGTATTCTCTCTGGTTTTTTGTTTTGTTTATTAGTTCGTGTAGAGATACTTTGCTTATTGCTTGTAAATTCCCATCTGGTTTTAGAGTTGTAAGTGCTATATGAAATGGTTTTGCATTTATGTCTATTCCTATTATACCTTCTTCTTTTGTTATTATTAGCTCTTCTGGTAGTTCCTCTTCAAAACTTATAAATGCATAAATTTGTCCGTTTATTAGTTTTATCTCTACCGAGTATGGAAAATGTTCTCCTGTCTTTTCTGCTTCCAATAACCTTGCTATAAATCCTGTCCATTTGTCGTTTTGTCTGTTTACAGTTCTTTTTATGTTTACTTGTATCCGGTCTCTTTCTCCTGTGTTTATTCTCAGTTTTAATCCTTCTTTTTCAAATATTATTCTTGTGTTTAGGTTTCCTTTTTTGGTTTTGTCTCCCCTTGAGTATAAACAGCCTTTTCTCCTTTCTTCCCATTTTTGTTTGAGTTTTTCTCTTTTCTCTCCATTTATGTGCTTTTTATTTAGTTTTTCAAATAGTCTTCTGCCTCCAAATATTACTTTTTTTGGATTTTGTTCTCTTTCTTTGCAGGAGTTTATTAGACTTTGTGCTTTGTGTATCGCATCATCACAGTATCTTGAGTTTAGGTTGAATACTTTTTGCAGGTGTTTTTTAAGCTCTTTTCTCTTGTGTCCATCTAACAACCTATTATATGCATATCTATAACAGGATGAAAATTTCTTCATCAACTCAAGTAGCCTTTGCTTATTTTTTTCGTTTTCAAAAGTCAGCTTGCATTGTAGGGTTATCATTCTTTCTTCCCACCTCTTGCTCCATATATCCTCACAGAAAATGACGTCACTATTGCTATTAAATCTTCCGCAAGCTCCTTATTTAAATCTTCTGTTTCTTCTTTTCCATTTACTACTATTAGCTTTATCCCAAATGTTTCCATAAAAAACTTTAAATATTAATATCCAAATCTGGCAAGTCTGTCTGGATATTCTATTATTACTGTCTTTACTTCTCCTCTCTTTATCTTATTTAAAAGTTTCCTTAAACCTCTTCTTTTCTCATTTACTCCGCTTGCTATTTCTGAAATTACTTCATAACTGTATCCATTTTCTTTTGCGTATTTTTCTAATCTGTTTATTTGATTTTTTAGATATTCCTCTTGCTTTTTTGTCGAAACTCTTGCGTAAATAACTGTATCTGCTTTTGGTTTATTTTCTTCTTTATCTGCTAACTGTAAAATCTTTTCTATATCTTCCTTCCTATATCTTCTTTGCCCTCCTGGTGTTCTCATTGGGGACATCAATCCTTTTTTCTCCCAATTTATAAGAGTTCTCCTGCTTATTCCATAAGCCCCTTTCATATTTTTTATAGTTAACAATTTCTGCTCCAATGTAATTTTTATTTAGTTTTTTATAGTTTATAACAACTATTGTTTACCTCCTTACTCTTAAGAAATAATACTGGAACAGATAGATTTCAAGGATAAGGTTAAAAAGATTGATTGTGCTTGATATTCCGTGAACAGTTTTAAATTTTGATTTTAGTTCTGATGCTTTCTTTTTTTCCCCTTTGTCAACGGCAGAGTAGTACTGAGCACTCAGATTTTTTCCTATAGGAAGGACGGTTTTATGGAGTGCCATATGTGTAATCACAAGTATAAGAACCCCGATGATGAACCCTCTATACTTTTTTATAATTTGCTTATCTTTTATGGATTTTATACCTATTAGAGTGTAAAGAACTATCCCTATGATCCAGCCAGATGCAAAATAGTATGGGAAGATTATATTCATAATCTCCCCAGCATGTCTATGGTCAAAATGTGAAAAGAGGAGAGGAGCTATCACATAGGAAAAAAAAATGTTTATTCCTATTAAAGCACCAATTAAAAGTAATACTAATGTATCAATTGCTTTATTCAACTATCTCCAACCTGCTGAAGAAAAATGGTATCTCAAAATCTGCAGATTCTTTTGAATCTGATCCGTGAACGGCGTTTTCGCCTATGTTTGTTCCATACAGCTTTCTAAGAGTTCCTTCTTCTGCTTCTTCAGGATTTGTCGCACCCATTATTTGTCTGATCCTTTCTATAGCGTTTTCTCCTTCCCATACCATAGCCACTATAGGTCCTGAAGACATAAACTCACAAAGCTCATCATAAAAAGGTCTTTCTCTATGTACATAATAAAACTGTCCTGCCTGTTCTTTGGAAAGTTTTAATTTTTTTAAGGCTAAAAGTTTAAATCCTTTTTCTTGAACATGGGCTATTATTTTGCCTTCAACTCCTTTTTTTACAGCATCTGGTTTGATCAGCATTAATGTTCTTTCTACAGCCATTTATTCCTCCTGTTTTTTATTCTTATTATACAGTATCTTGTAAAATGAATATATATTGAGGGCTATAACGATACCCCATGAAAAAGCCATAAACAGAGCACCGTAGCCGTTAAGAAGATGTCCTTCCATTTCTTTTCTCCCAGGCAAGTTTTATTATCAATATTCCTGCGATAGTTAAAAACAGTAGAAAGCCCCTTGCCACCCAGGTTCCAATATCGGTTTTTGATAAAACAGACGGCAGATATTCAAAAACCCATGATACAAGGATTATAATCAGAAATGTTGGTGCTACAAATTTCATTATGTAGTAAAAGATTTTTGGTATTTTAATGTCGTTATCCCTTGTCATTTCTTCCCATGCTTTTTTAGAGCCGTATATCCAGAAAAATACCACAGCTTCAAAAAGGGCAAATAAAACAAGCCCCATTGTGCCAACCCAGAAATCCAGTTCGCCCAGAGCACCTTTTATGAATATGGGAATATGAGCAGCAAAGAAAAGAAATCCTCCTAAGAGAGCTACTGATTTTTGCCTTGAGTAGCCCAGTTCATCTTCAAGAAATGCAATTGCAGGCTGACATAATGCTATAGATGATGTAACCCCTGCAAAAAACAGCAGGAGAAACCAAACAAAGCTGAAGAACTGTCCGTAAGGTATATTTGCAAATATTGCAGGAAGTGCCATAAAACCAAGATCAAAAGCACCGTGACTTGCAATTACAGCTGTGGCACCTACTCCAAAGAATATAACAGACGCAACTATTGCTATCGATCCTCCCAGTATTATCTCTGCAAACTCATTAACTGATGCTCCGGCAAGTCCGTTAAGGGCTATATCGTCTTTTGGTTTTATGTAAGAGGCATACGTCAATATGGCACCAAAACCAACGCTCAGTGTAAAAAAGACCTGTCCAGCAGCAGCAAGCCATACCTTCGGATTTGTTAATGCAGAAAAATCAGGGTTCCACAGAAACCCAAGACCATCAAGAAAGTTTCTCCCGTCAGGTGATGTTAGGGTAAAAACCCTGACCATTAGAATTATAGCCATTATGAAAATAAGGGGCATTGCTATTTTTGCGACTTTTTCTATTCCGGCACTCACACCTCTATACAGTATGTAAAGGTTAATAACAAGCGTGATAAGAAAGAATATGTATGTTTCAAGAGGTGGCTTGAGCAGAAATCCCTCTGAGGTTTCCCCTGTTTTTTCAAAGAGAAAATTTTTAAATGGTTCAAGATAATCCTTAACATCTGCTGTTAAAGGTGTTGACGGAAGACCTCCTATGAGGCTGAAAAAGCTGTAAAGTAGAGTCCATGATTCTATGTATGTGTAATAAACAACAACAGTAAGCGGTATTAGGACACCTAAAAACCCTATATATTTTGCAACAGGATTTTTCCACAGATAATCAAAAACAGCAACGGCTGTTCCGTGTCCTTTTTTGCTTCCAAATCTTCCTAAAGCCCATTCTATCCACAGCAGTGGTATTCCAAGGAGTATAAGGGAAATCATGTAAGGTATCATAAATGCGCCACCGCCGTTATCGGCAGCCTGCACGGGAAATCTCAAGAAATTACCTAAACCTATCGCATTGCCAGCAACAGCAAGTATTAATCCTAAACGGGTTCCCCAGTGTTCCCTTTTTATTTTCATTTATCCTCTCTTATCGTAATATTTGACTGATGATAGTATAAATCCATATTATATATAATATCTTAAGTTGGACTTAATATTAAACAGGAGAATATATGGAGATATTTGCAACAGGACTTAATTACAAGACGGCTCCAGTTGAGGTGAGGGAGAAGCTTGCAATATCCGAGGAAAACTATTCTGAGATATTAGAAAAAATAAACAAAATTCCGTCTATTTATGAATGCTGTATTCTTTCAACCTGCAACAGAGTAGAGATTTACGGAATTTCTGACAGTCCTGATGAATCGTATATTGATATACTGAAAATACTATCTTCTTACTCCGGGCTTAAAGTGGAGGATCTGAAAAAATATATTTTCCTGTATAAAGACAAAAGTGCTATAAAACATATATTTCAAGTTTCATCAAGTCTTGATTCTATGGTAATAGGAGAGCCCCAAATTGTATGCCAGTTCAAAGATTCATTTATAAAAGCAAAAGAAAACAACACCGTTAAGCATGTGATGACAAGACTTTTTGACAAAGCGATGAATGTTTCAAAGAAGATAAGAACATCTACAGGTATAAGCAAAAGAGCTGTCTCTATAAGCTATGCTGCAATAGAACTTGCTAAAAAGATATTTGGTGATCTTTCGGACAAAAATGTTCTTCTTCTTGGTGCAGGAGAGATGGCAGAGCTTGCTGCCAAACATCTGGCATCAGCAGGTGTTAGACACATTTTCGTTTCAAACAGAACATTTGAAAAAGCAGTTCAGCTTGCCGACGAATTTGGTGGATCTGCTATAAGGTTTAACAAGCTGTTTGAGTTTTTACCTGAGGCAGATATAATAATAGTTTCAACAGGAGCAAAAGAACCAATATTAAGAAAAGAACATTTTAAAGAAATAGATAAAGTAAGAAAGGGAAAACCTGTTTTCATTATAGATATATCAGTCCCAAGAAATGTTTCAGAAGATGTAAATGATATAGAAAATGTTTTCCTTTACAATATTGATGATCTTAAAATGGTTGTTGACAAAAACCTTGAAGAGAGAAAAATCGCAGCAGAATCTGCAAAAATTCTTATAGATGAAGAAGTTGCAAAGTTTGACAGGTGGTTGAAACAACTTCATGTTAATCCTGTGATAGCAAAGGTGAGAAGTTATGCAGATGAAATAAGGGAGAAACAACTTGAAAGACTGTTCAGAGATATGTCTTACCTGAACGAAAAAGAGAGAGAAAATATTGACCTTGCAGTCAGATCTATTATAAACAAACTCCTTCACAGACCTACAATGTATATAAAAGACAGGGCTACAAAAGAAAACAGCGAGATTTATATTGATATATTTGAAGAGATGTTCAGCCCAAAGTGGGATCTAAGAAAACAGCAGAATAAAAGATCTATAAAAAAAGGCAAAAAAAGTGAAAGGTAAGATAATCTCCTACACAATTATTTTTTTTGTTCTTGTTCTTATTTTTAATCAGATATCACAGATGTTTGAAAAAGAGAGACTTAAAAATATAAAGTATAAAAAGGGGGAGATTGAAAACTTTATAATATCCGGTGTTAATTCAGATAGATACATACTAAAAGGAAAGAAATTAATACAGGAAGATGGTAAATTTTTAATCAAAACATTTAATCTTGAATATATGAAAAATGGGGAAAATATATTCATACATTCAAATAAAGGTGTATATAATACCAGCAGAGACATACTTGATCTTATAGGAAATGTAAAGGTGGTCTCACAGAACCTCACACTAGAAACAGATATACTAAAAGTTCTTGTAAAAGAAAGAAGGGCATTCAACACAAAACCTGTTAAAATGTATTCAGGTGAGATGGAAACATTCGGTAGTAATATATTTATTAATCTAAAAGATGAGATGCTCAAGCTTGAAAATGTGAAAACAATCTACAGAGGCTCTTGATGTTTAGGATTTTTCTTATTTTTTTGCTTTTTTCACATACAGTTTTTGGTATGGAGAACAAAAAGGAACCTGTTGTTATTGAAGCTGATACACTGGAATATCTGAAAAAAAACAGCATGATTATATACAAAGGAAATGTTGTTGTAAAAAAGGGAGATTTCACCCTGAAGTCAGATCTTTTAAAGATATTCCTTGACGAAAAGGGAGATATAAAAAAGATCATAGCAACAGGAAATGTAAGGTTCGTTAAAGGAAATAGAAAAGGTAAAAGTGAAAAGGCTGAATACTTTAAAGATAAGAACTACTTAATTCTTTTAGGAAATGCAGAACTTCAGCAAAACAGCAATATAATAGAAGGAGATGAGATAGTTTACTACCTTGATACAGAAAAAGCAGAAGTTAAAGGTAAACACAAAAGGGTAAGATCAATATTCTTCCCAGAAGAAAAAGGGAAAGAAAAATGACATATTTAGAATTTTTTGGACTTAAAGAGGATCCGTTTAAGATAACCCCAGATTACAGATATTTTTACCCGTCTAAATCCCACAGAATAGCAGACAACCTTTTGAGGTATGTTGTAAAACATGGGGAGGGTTTTTGTGTCATAGTTGGTGAACCTGGAACAGGAAAAACAACGGTAGTAAGAAAGTTTATAAGTTCTCTTTCTGACAACATAATATACGCTCTGATCCTTACACCAAAGCTACAGCCTGAAGAATTTTTAAAGGTTGTGCTTGATGATCTTGGAGTTCATATTGAGGCAGACTCAAAACATGACCTTCTTAAAAAATTCAGGGAGTTTCTTGAAAAAAAAGTTTCCGAAGGAAAAAAGGTTCTCATAATTGTTGATGAAGCTCAGAACCTTCCTGAAGAAACTTTAGAGGAATTAAGGCTTTTATCCAACCTTGAAACAGCAAATGAAAAACTTGTTCAGATAATACTCCTTGGTCAGCCTGAGCTTGATGAGAAACTCAAACTTCCCCAGTTGAGACAGTTAAATCAAAGAATAACAAATAAAATAAAACTTATGCCCCTTACAGAAGACGAAACCTTCAGATATATTTACCATAGGCTTGCTGTTGCAGGGAAAGGAAACATAAGATTTAAAGATTCAGCTATAAAAAAAATATACAGATACTCTAAAGGAATTCCAAGGATAATAAACATACTTGCATCAAGGTCATTAATGTCTGCCTTTATGACCGGCTCATTTGTTATAAAACCTGAGAATGTAGAGGCGGCAAGAGAAACTTTAAACCCTGATATGGTCAGCTCTCCCAATTACCTGACCAGAGGAAAAATGCTTGTGTACACATTGATTGTTGCAAACCTTATAGGTATTATGTATTTACTTTACAGATTAATGTTTGTAGAGGGTTAGATGGAAAAAGAAATTCAAAAGGTAAAATCTATAAAAGGAGAACTTAGAGTTCCGTCAGATAAATCCATATCACACCGGTCTATTATACTGACATCTATGGCAGAAGGAATAAGCACAGTTAAAAACTTTTTAAAGGCAGGAGATACCCTGACTACTGTGAATGTATACAGAAAGTTAGGCATAAGAATAACAGAGGATAAAGGGATTATAAAAGTTCATGGAAAAGGGTTATACGGATTTTCAGAACCTGACGATATTCTTGATATGGGAAACTCAGGAACAACAACAAGACTTACCCTTGGTCTTCTTTCAGGTCAGAGATTTTTCTCGGCATTAACAGGTGATGAAAGCCTTAGAAAAAGACCTATGAAAAGGGTTTCACAGCCTCTTAGACAGATGAATGCAAGTATAGACGGCAGGAATGATGGTGAACTGTTGCCCCTGTCTGTTAGAGGATCGGTTCTTAAGGGAATTAATTTTTTTAACAAAAAAGCAAGTGCACAGGTTAAGTCAGCTCTCCTGATAGCCGGTCTTATGGCTGAAGGAAAAACTACAATTGTTGAACCTTATATGTCCAGAGATCATACAGAAAAAATGCTGAAGGCAATGGGTGCAGATATACATATGTATCAG from Persephonella sp. includes the following:
- a CDS encoding roadblock/LC7 domain-containing protein; this encodes MASRFEDILQSVVRDAGAEGAVLVSPDGLAIASVLPEGIDEDRVAAMGAAILSLGERVTTELNKGTLEQLYVKGSKGYMIFTGIGDLAVLGILAPSNAKLGLLLMEIKRAAKQIEESLG
- a CDS encoding DUF4149 domain-containing protein, yielding MNKAIDTLVLLLIGALIGINIFFSYVIAPLLFSHFDHRHAGEIMNIIFPYYFASGWIIGIVLYTLIGIKSIKDKQIIKKYRGFIIGVLILVITHMALHKTVLPIGKNLSAQYYSAVDKGEKKKASELKSKFKTVHGISSTINLFNLILEIYLFQYYFLRVRR
- a CDS encoding sodium-dependent transporter; this encodes MKIKREHWGTRLGLILAVAGNAIGLGNFLRFPVQAADNGGGAFMIPYMISLILLGIPLLWIEWALGRFGSKKGHGTAVAVFDYLWKNPVAKYIGFLGVLIPLTVVVYYTYIESWTLLYSFFSLIGGLPSTPLTADVKDYLEPFKNFLFEKTGETSEGFLLKPPLETYIFFLITLVINLYILYRGVSAGIEKVAKIAMPLIFIMAIILMVRVFTLTSPDGRNFLDGLGFLWNPDFSALTNPKVWLAAAGQVFFTLSVGFGAILTYASYIKPKDDIALNGLAGASVNEFAEIILGGSIAIVASVIFFGVGATAVIASHGAFDLGFMALPAIFANIPYGQFFSFVWFLLLFFAGVTSSIALCQPAIAFLEDELGYSRQKSVALLGGFLFFAAHIPIFIKGALGELDFWVGTMGLVLFALFEAVVFFWIYGSKKAWEEMTRDNDIKIPKIFYYIMKFVAPTFLIIILVSWVFEYLPSVLSKTDIGTWVARGFLLFLTIAGILIIKLAWEKRNGRTSS
- the ndk gene encoding nucleoside-diphosphate kinase; this translates as MAVERTLMLIKPDAVKKGVEGKIIAHVQEKGFKLLALKKLKLSKEQAGQFYYVHRERPFYDELCEFMSSGPIVAMVWEGENAIERIRQIMGATNPEEAEEGTLRKLYGTNIGENAVHGSDSKESADFEIPFFFSRLEIVE
- a CDS encoding HAMP domain-containing protein, with translation MEQNKKSVLTVISLIVLGGSVIGSLFVGILVYFLLSSSGVSDALLKAVVSTVIIQIAFLIPVFLIRTMVDKYIVSKIKDVSKALQEVSTGNLDYEIKVEGNDELTELAESFERMRISMKTIMDKLEEGEI
- the lptA gene encoding lipopolysaccharide transport periplasmic protein LptA, translated to MFRIFLIFLLFSHTVFGMENKKEPVVIEADTLEYLKKNSMIIYKGNVVVKKGDFTLKSDLLKIFLDEKGDIKKIIATGNVRFVKGNRKGKSEKAEYFKDKNYLILLGNAELQQNSNIIEGDEIVYYLDTEKAEVKGKHKRVRSIFFPEEKGKEK
- a CDS encoding AAA family ATPase; translation: MTYLEFFGLKEDPFKITPDYRYFYPSKSHRIADNLLRYVVKHGEGFCVIVGEPGTGKTTVVRKFISSLSDNIIYALILTPKLQPEEFLKVVLDDLGVHIEADSKHDLLKKFREFLEKKVSEGKKVLIIVDEAQNLPEETLEELRLLSNLETANEKLVQIILLGQPELDEKLKLPQLRQLNQRITNKIKLMPLTEDETFRYIYHRLAVAGKGNIRFKDSAIKKIYRYSKGIPRIINILASRSLMSAFMTGSFVIKPENVEAARETLNPDMVSSPNYLTRGKMLVYTLIVANLIGIMYLLYRLMFVEG
- the hemA gene encoding glutamyl-tRNA reductase, encoding MEIFATGLNYKTAPVEVREKLAISEENYSEILEKINKIPSIYECCILSTCNRVEIYGISDSPDESYIDILKILSSYSGLKVEDLKKYIFLYKDKSAIKHIFQVSSSLDSMVIGEPQIVCQFKDSFIKAKENNTVKHVMTRLFDKAMNVSKKIRTSTGISKRAVSISYAAIELAKKIFGDLSDKNVLLLGAGEMAELAAKHLASAGVRHIFVSNRTFEKAVQLADEFGGSAIRFNKLFEFLPEADIIIVSTGAKEPILRKEHFKEIDKVRKGKPVFIIDISVPRNVSEDVNDIENVFLYNIDDLKMVVDKNLEERKIAAESAKILIDEEVAKFDRWLKQLHVNPVIAKVRSYADEIREKQLERLFRDMSYLNEKERENIDLAVRSIINKLLHRPTMYIKDRATKENSEIYIDIFEEMFSPKWDLRKQQNKRSIKKGKKSER
- a CDS encoding IS200/IS605 family accessory protein TnpB-related protein, coding for MITLQCKLTFENEKNKQRLLELMKKFSSCYRYAYNRLLDGHKRKELKKHLQKVFNLNSRYCDDAIHKAQSLINSCKEREQNPKKVIFGGRRLFEKLNKKHINGEKREKLKQKWEERRKGCLYSRGDKTKKGNLNTRIIFEKEGLKLRINTGERDRIQVNIKRTVNRQNDKWTGFIARLLEAEKTGEHFPYSVEIKLINGQIYAFISFEEELPEELIITKEEGIIGIDINAKPFHIALTTLKPDGNLQAISKVSLHELINKTKNQREYLSWRIAHQIVEIAIVQNKAIAIERLYTIPKGNKGDGSKKLRKIKQQWIYRGILEKIKALAKREGIQILEVNPAYTSIIGMLKYAPQYNLDKDTAGAYVIARRGLGFKEKLPTHYKNLILDENFIQYAISKIKEERQKTKEQLKTETKQYKKKPLKRKQKELNTQIKILQNLNSEPQTQQPVNQWEEQVRGYLRSSYKLWQVVKVALTIPVLGKSVPRDLSSLKPILVLGDWDRVVKGLVPTSWGRGYGASEIPPAGECLHLNKAEYKYPSPKCS
- the lptC gene encoding LPS export ABC transporter periplasmic protein LptC, with protein sequence MKGKIISYTIIFFVLVLIFNQISQMFEKERLKNIKYKKGEIENFIISGVNSDRYILKGKKLIQEDGKFLIKTFNLEYMKNGENIFIHSNKGVYNTSRDILDLIGNVKVVSQNLTLETDILKVLVKERRAFNTKPVKMYSGEMETFGSNIFINLKDEMLKLENVKTIYRGS